The Impatiens glandulifera chromosome 3, dImpGla2.1, whole genome shotgun sequence genome contains a region encoding:
- the LOC124929177 gene encoding protein LPA2: MALFIYSSPRLLSYSPLVHTLSRSAPPPASIIRSFSAADDPSEPSSSSSKSASSGQGFGSSSSISSAKPKQKGKGGERESIIRRSPVENPRFVSRQEEVQAEEMLKNESAFLLGWLGLGGIILVEGLTLATSGFLPEEWDKLIVKYLYPLFTPTVFLFVAGTVSYGVLKYLQNENLKKLK; encoded by the exons ATGGCGCTTTTCATCTACTCATCGCCGCGCCTTCTTTCCTACTCACCTCTCGTTCACACCCTATCCAGATCAGCGCCGCCGCCCGCTTCCATAATTAGAAGCTTCTCCGCCGCCGACGACCCATCTGAGCCTTCTTCCTCTAGCAGCAAATCAGCATCATCTGGCCAAGGATTTGGGTCGTCTTCCTCGATTTCATCTGCCAAACCTAAGCAGAAAGGAAAAGGGGGAGAGAGGGAATCGATAATTCGTCGGTCTCCGgttgaaaaccctcggtttgtTTCCCGGCAGGAAGAAGTTCAGGCGGAGGAGATGTTAAAAAATGAGAGTGCTTTCCTTCTGGGTTGGTTAGGACTTGGCGGAATTATACTTGTTGAAGGACTTACTCTTGCTACATCTG GATTTCTACCAGAGGAGTGGGATAAGCTCATTGTGAAGTACCTTTACCCATTATTTACACCCACTGTTTTCTTGTTTGTTGCTGGAACTGTTTCTTATGGAGTCTTGAAGTATCTGCAGAATGAAAATCTGAAAAAGTTGAAATGA
- the LOC124929176 gene encoding uncharacterized protein LOC124929176 has translation MASLLSPSFLSSLFPSNPRRPSQCRRHGYSSRLVVSMERSDTNASSNRSSTAVIWFKHDLRVDDHPGLIAASRSNAVVPLYVFDRRILSRFTDEMLELLLLAVNDLKKLLNDYGSDLLIRVGRVERVIQDIVKEVDATDVYAEAEVEYELCQMMDMVQDAIKSVSLLYGNPQVNIWNAPLHDNMNLKDLPSSYRDFKKLNFPIMSPQLPPTLSSVKMNLNWGSMPSMDDLRSFLGNNPPKSQVDWTSIKEISAETILSDSQFLSSNMNVNGRIANPKSGEIVQKSSYKPSKGKNFKSLFAGQGKDLIGGGTEIVLDALAAYLRYLEGTVRDDWQELHEKLRNAEIRQGASFRSLFGSAFSLGIISRRRAYYEAIKYEKERNAGFLSPFGYSTPTVAAVIETVCSMEWYWLMAIKGQSITKEPCHIRIWRWKGYLIQFTVVGHEGPAVLLVHGFGAFLEHYRDNINNIAENGMRVWALTLLGFGKSEKPNVIYTEIMWAELLRDFIVEVVREPVHLVGNSLGGYLISIVAGLWPVLAMSVVLINSAGNVVPGYSSVRFTRERKTSGVTRLGAQFISLYLRWTIKSIVTNCYPTVASRADDWLINEMIRSSNDPGVEVVLESIFSFNISIPLNYLLKGFNNRVLVIQGMKDPIADSKSVIAMLREHCEGITIKELDAGHCPHDECPETVNAIIKEWVFSIGGKTLTC, from the exons ATGGCGTCTCTCTTGTCGCCGTCTTTCCTCTCCTCCCTTTTCCCGAGCAATCCTCGGCGTCCATCGCAATGTAGAAGACACGGCTACTCTTCGCGTTTGGTCGTATCCATGGAGAGATCAGATACGAATGCATCAAGCAACAGAAGCAGCACTGCCGTCATTTGGTTCAAGCATGATCTTCGAGTTGACGATCATCCAGGGCTTATCGCTGCTTCACGAAGCAATGCAGTTGTCCCTCTTTACGTCTTCGATCGCCGGATTCTCTCGC GATTTACTGATGAAATGCTTGAGTTACTTCTTTTAGCTGTGAATGATTTAAAGAAGTTGTTGAATGATTATGGGTCTGATCTGCTGATCAGAGTTGGCAGGGTAGAACGTGTGATTCAAGACATTGTGAAAGAG GTCGATGCAACCGATGTGTATGCTGAGGCAGAGGTAGAATATGAGTTATGTCAGATGATGGATATGGTTCAGGATGCCATAAAATCAGTCTCTCTTCTATATGGGAACCCACAAGTTAATATTTGGAATGCACCCCTTCATGATAATATG AACCTGAAGGACCTTCCATCTTCATACCGCGACTTCAAGAAACTTAATTTCCCTATAATGTCGCCTCAGTTACCACCGACGTTATCAAGTGTCAAGATGAATTTGAACTGGG GTTCAATGCCGTCTATGGATGATTTGCGAAGCTTTCTGGGAAACAATCCACCCAAATCACAAGTTGACTGGACTTCAATCAAGGAAATATCTGCTGAAACCATTTTAAGTGATTCTCAGTTTTTATCTTCAAATATGAATGTGAATGGAAGAATAGCGAATCCAAAGTCTGGAGAAATCGTGCAGAAGAGTTCTTACAAGCCTTCTAAAGGAAAGAATTTCAAATCTTTGTTTGCCGGACAAGGAAAAGATCTCATAGGAGGTGGAACAGAAATTGTTTTAGATGCACTGGCTGCATATTTGAGATACTTGGAGGGTACTGTTAGAGATGATTGGCAGGA GTTGCATGAGAAGTTGCGTAATGCCGAGATACGTCAGGGGGCTTCTTTCCGTTCTCTCTTTGGATCTGCCTTCTCTCTAGGCATCATATCCAGAAGAAGAGCATATTATGAAGCTATCAAATATGAAAAAGAACGTAATGCTGGATTTTTGTCACCTTTTGGATACTCGACACCCACTGTTGCTGCAGTAATTGAAACTGTTTGCTCGATGGAG TGGTACTGGCTTATGGCTATTAAAGGTCAATCTATCACTAAAGAACCATGTCATATTCGGATATGGAGATGGAAAGGCTATTTGATTCAG TTTACAGTTGTTGGTCATGAAGGCCCTGCTGTTCTTCTTGTTCATGGTTTTGGTGCTTTCTTGGAACACTACCGAGACAATATAAACAATATAGCTGAAAATGGGATGCGAGTTTGGGCCCTTACATTGTTGGGATTTGGTAAATCTGAAAAACCAAATGTTATTTACACAGAAATTATGTGGGCGGAATTGCTTAGAGACTTCATTGTTGAAGTTGTGAGAGAACCTGTGCATCTTGTAGGGAATTCACTTGGTG GCTACTTGATTTCTATTGTTGCTGGGCTCTGGCCAGTTTTGGCCATGTCTGTTGTTCTCATTAATAGTGCTGGCAATGTTGTCCCAGGATACTCTTCTGTACGATTTACTAGA GAAAGGAAAACTTCAGGTGTTACCCGTTTGGGCGCACAGTTCATTTCACTCTACTTGCGTTGGACAATAAAAAGTATTGTGACCAATTGCTACCCAACT GTTGCAAGTCGAGCTGATGACTGGcttattaatgaaatgatacGTTCA TCTAATGATCCTGGTGTGGAAGTGGTTCTAGAAAGTATTTTCAGCTTTAACATCTCGATTCCACTCAACTATCTCCTGAAAGGATTCAATAATCGGGTCCTTGTCATCCAG GGGATGAAAGATCCAATTGCAGACTCCAAGTCGGTTATTGCGATGCTTAGAGAGCACTGTGAAGGAATTACTATCAAGGAATTGGATGCTG GTCATTGCCCCCACGATGAGTGTCCTGAAACAGTCAATGCCATTATCAAGGAATGGGTGTTTAGCATAGGAGGCAAAACTCTCACCTGCTAG
- the LOC124931807 gene encoding pectinesterase inhibitor 9-like, with protein sequence MAKNPLVFICFFLLSLTSTIVESKSTSSSSFIKASCKVTQYPTLCERTLSPYTATVKQNPRELAQTALRVGLSRAQTAKRLATKLTKSKGLKGNEYINNVLKDCSGQMSDSMDRIKQSRLELKLMASKVLTTQEYLWSISNVQTWVSAALTDQTSCLDGLSDWVVLNRGAVLKAQIMNRIVDAQQTTSNALALINQLAVKP encoded by the coding sequence ATGGCCAAAAATCCATTAGTTTTCATCTGTTTTTTTCTCCTTAGTCTTACCAGTACCATAGTAGAGTCTAAGAGTACCTCATCTAGCAGCTTTATCAAAGCCTCATGCAAAGTAACTCAATATCCCACCCTATGCGAGCGCACCCTCTCTCCCTACACAGCCACAGTCAAACAAAATCCCCGTGAATTAGCCCAAACCGCCTTACGGGTGGGCCTTTCTCGGGCTCAAACAGCTAAACGATTAGCAACAAAGCTAACCAAGTCAAAGGGATTGAAGGGCAATGAGTACATTAATAATGTCCTTAAGGATTGCTCAGGCCAGATGAGCGACAGCATGGACCGAATCAAGCAATCAAGACTTGAGCTCAAGCTGATGGCTAGCAAGGTCTTGACCACTCAGGAGTATTTGTGGAGCATTAGTAATGTGCAGACTTGGGTTAGCGCTGCTCTGACCGATCAGACCAGTTGCTTGGATGGGCTTTCAGATTGGGTAGTACTGAACCGGGGGGCAGTACTCAAGGCTCAGATTATGAACCGGATCGTGGATGCGCAGCAAACGACTAGTAACGCTTTAGCCTTGATTAATCAACTAGCTGTTAAACCATAG
- the LOC124931808 gene encoding 21 kDa protein-like — translation MMHARVWTVLIVTIHLCLQIAASLPTNPTTTYEFIETSCSNTTYPDLCLNTLSPYADSIGSDNWKLCTAALNATISSSRVVASTISKIARKKGISKMEAAIVADCIENIRDSIDEMKQSLKAINRIKNRKDRAFQMDNIKTWMSAAITDDGTCTDGFAGTKMSNAVKAKIGRCVVNIGRLTSNALSLINHLEYY, via the coding sequence ATGATGCACGCCAGAGTTTGGACTGTCCTAATCGTGACCATTCATTTATGTCTTCAAATCGCCGCATCACTTCCGACCAATCCCACCACCACCTACGAATTCATCGAAACCTCTTGCTCAAACACAACATACCCGGACCTCTGTCTCAACACTCTGTCTCCTTACGCCGACTCAATCGGTTCCGATAACTGGAAGCTCTGTACTGCCGCCCTCAACGCCACCATCTCCTCCTCACGTGTCGTCGCCTCCACAATCTCCAAAATTGCCCGAAAAAAGGGTATCTCCAAAATGGAGGCGGCCATAGTGGCTGATTGCATAGAGAACATCCGGGATTCCATCGACGAGATGAAGCAGTCACTTAAGGCCATAAACAGAATTAAAAACAGAAAAGATAGGGCCTTTCAGATGGATAACATCAAGACCTGGATGAGCGCCGCCATCACTGACGACGGTACGTGCACCGATGGCTTCGCTGGAACCAAAATGTCCAACGCCGTCAAGGCTAAGATCGGGAGATGTGTCGTTAATATTGGAAGGCTAACTAGTAATGCATTGTCTCTCATAAATCATCTTgagtattattaa